From the genome of Amycolatopsis sp. NBC_01488, one region includes:
- a CDS encoding DUF2631 domain-containing protein, whose amino-acid sequence MAGKAVEKRRPEVDPRDEPSAAWGWHGSFPKATRIAGWVSAIILLVMLKGNHENNTENVWLIGLSLFLILLLVLDIRKQRTAWRK is encoded by the coding sequence GTGGCAGGCAAGGCGGTCGAGAAGCGGCGTCCCGAGGTCGACCCGCGCGACGAGCCGTCGGCGGCCTGGGGCTGGCACGGCTCGTTCCCGAAGGCCACCCGGATCGCCGGCTGGGTCAGCGCGATCATCCTGCTGGTGATGCTCAAGGGCAACCACGAGAACAACACCGAGAACGTCTGGCTGATCGGGCTCTCGCTGTTCCTGATCCTGCTGCTGGTGCTGGACATCCGTAAGCA